The sequence CAACTATCAGCTCTGGGAGGAGTAACAGCCACTGCCTGAGGGAGCCGGGTTTAGGGAAATCAGTCTCACTAATCCCCAGTCTCTGCATCTCTGCGTGTTTCTAAAAAGGAGAACAACAGTACCTTTCCAAAAGCTATTTACAAAGATTAGATAAGATAATGCACAAAAAAacatctagcatagtgcctggcacatgataacCCCTCAGCAAATGGTAGCTACTTCTGTTTTCTTGTGGAATGAGTGAAGAAAAATGGCTTGAGGAAGCATAAACAGAAAAACATAAGGCTACACCACTCTCTTTAAAACTTAATTACTATGTTACAATAATTGCTGTATCACAATGTAACAGAACCACTGGGTTACTTCTATTTGTACCAtgaatttttgtctttaaaataaaatctccttGGCTTCATATTAGCTGTGTAATGCCTGTTAAATTAAATGTTAAAGAGAGCtcactattccaaaaaattggcaaAGTTTTATTTTGGTATTATAATGACCTCAAATACATCTTGTAAAAAAGTAATGTTTTCACTCTAATCAAGAATATATATTattcaattattctttcataATTATAAGTCTGTAAACTTAAACTTTATCCCCTAGGTGGTACTATATCAACAATCTTGAGATTAATAGAATTGATTTAACTATAAAGTAAGCCCCTTTCCCCAATGGCTTCCATGTTTCAGGTCTtaaaagattatttctttttatctcatttgaggaaaagatattttattgaCCTGTCTGAGAAGACACAGATGGATTTGCTGAGATTGTTGACAGGACACTGAGTACCCAGATGCTCGCATCCTTATAAAATAACTGAACAGATAATGCAAAGATATAGAAACATCAATCTGTATCTGATTATTCACATACCTTGTTTTCTTGACCTGAATGCTGCTACTGAGCTTTTCCAGCACATATTCCCCAGTGTCATGATTAATAATGAGCACGCAATCTTTCTGATAAGGCCGTTTGTTCCCCTTGAACACAGTCATTGGTGGTGTGGATCCCTATATGCCACAAAAGTGTAAGATGATCAAACTACACACACCAGTTATGAATATCAAAACTGAATTTACAGGAGATCTACCTCATCAAACCAAATTAGAGCGACTGAAAAAGGACAGAATAACTGATTGGTATTTTAACTCTCTCTGGCTTCCcaggcaaaaataaagaaaggggaAATGATACTATAGCAAGAATCTGACGGTTCAACTGGTTCTAAGAAATCAAGAACGGTTATATTACTGTACACTTTTCCAGGGCTTCAGGAAATGTTACAAATAATGGTAAAGTATgaactgagaaaaagaaagtaaccaTTACTTGTATGACACTGAGTAGAGCTTTCGTTATGAGAAGTAAAACTAGTGAGTGATCGCTATATTTCCTTGTAAGTGGAGGGTCCAGGGCTTCCCCCTCATGCCAAGTAAACAACAGAACATTCCCCAAGGGGAGCTCACCATTCTGGTTAGCTCAGAGTACGTACATCGTGCCACCACTCAGCTGCCAAAGCCCTTCACTCGCTATCCCATTGCTCTCAGGCCAAAGACAAAATCTTCAAAGCAGCCAGCCGGCCCTTCAGCCTCACCTGCACCACTCGCCCCTCGCTCTGCAGGCTCCAGAgcagaagggagctggccttCTCTCAGACCCTCAAGGTCTTTCTCGCAGGGCTTTAACAAGGCTTCTGCCTGCAACATCCTGCCCCTCTCTTTTAactactcatccttcaaatctGCTCAAAGCTCACTGCCTGAGGGAAGCCTTGATTTTCTAAAACAAGTGCTatgttttcttgtatttatttaaacTCCAGACCATAAGCTCCACAAGAGCAAGAAATGTGCTTGTTTTGTTCAAGATTGTATTCTCCCTGCCTAGTAATGGGCCAGCACACAGTAGATACTCAATTAATATTTGCCAAATACAGGATCTAATCCCCTGTATAGAATCAAAAACTGCTTGGCTCCTTGACTCCTTATTCATACGGTAAAAATTGAGAGTTGGAAGCGACCTTAGGGACCATTTATCCAACCCTTTCATTTTACATTTGGGAAACTAAGGTCCAGAGAGAGATGACGTAACCTGCCAGAGGCAACAGGTAATGAAAGAGCAGCTTGAACTGGCAGACAAGTAAGTCTCCTCAGCACAAAGCTTCCCAGGTCCCCCGTCCAGAGCCTTTCCATTCTATCACCAGTTAGCAAGAATTTCCTGGGCTCCAGGACAGGGCTGTGACATGCAATGACACATGGTCTTAAGCGTATTTTGTCTGATCCCTCgggctttgggatcagagtgcCGCCTTGGGCAAGGCTTCAAAAAAGCCTCCCTCTGCAAGGGTTCTCAATTCAGCTTTTAACTGGGTTCCTCATCCCTAAATTAGCTCAATGCTCTAAACTTCTGGTTCCTGCCTGAAACTATCAGCTGCACTTCACCCCTTGCCAGATATACATAAGATGTCAATCCTGTCCTGCGTGCCTGCCTGCACCCTGGCTGGCTGGCCCACACTCTTGAACTGTTGTTGCCGTACGTCAACAGGGCACCTAGGGCTCTTCTCTTTGGAGCTGCTTGGGGGAAAAGCTATGCATGTCTAAAGGAGGGGTTAGGTGTCCTGATAGGAACCTGTCTACTTTGTAGCAAATGGGGAAAATGGGAGCTTGGGGAAAATGGCAAagaatcatttttttatttaatcatctGGGAAGCATTAATTCCATCCCACCCTACCTCggaaaattctatttttccttatgtTGGCGCTTCGAAATCTAGAAATTTTTAAACAGTGGAAATTAAAATTGCAATAACAGAATATGATGAATCACTCTGATGccacattaaaaacaacaacaacaaaggaataAACTTACAGGGATATGTGGCAGCGTGATTGTGACTTCATCTCCTTTGCCAACCTGAAGCTCTCCTTCACAGGAAGTGTCTATAGATGCTGGCTTAAAGTCatctaaagagaaaggaaaaacagtatTTATCCACCTGGTTACTTATACTAAGGGCTTCCTGGGAATTCTcatttaagaattaaaatttttttatcacTCAGGTAAATGGAAAATACTagtaaattagaatttttaaaaaactatttcatTGTGGAAAACTTCACAtatacaaaaacagagagaatcgTACAATGAGCCCCTGTGTACCATCACTCAGCTTCAATAATTACCAACTCTTGGACAATCGTATTTCATCTATACCTCCACATACTTCTCTCATCCCCACTGGATTTTTTTGAGGGGGGGAAGCTAAAATTTATATACCATTTTATTAAGCAAAGACATTCCCCTTCCCTAAGTGTAGATGAAAATTAATGCCTTATTCCCCATAAAAAGGTCTTTTATTAGCGTTGTTGTAAGGATCAAAAGCAACCGAGCATATTAAAAAGATTCTGTAATTGTAAAACCCTATGTGAAATACGCAAGGCCACAGCATCATACGAGCTGATTTCATTTTGCACAGAACTGTCAAAATTAGGATTTGCCACACTCAAGTTCCATAGCTTTACCAAAGCTACACCCTGTAGATGTTCAGGGCAGACGGGTGAGCTGTATCTCCAAAGGCTAACTGCGCCCATGTTTCTGAATTGCAGTTAAAGTACAACATGAACAGCCATCTTACTCCCTTTTCACACACACCTGCCTCAAACTGCAGGCCAGGTGCATATGTGAAGGGTCTCACTTAAATCCCATGTTGCCCTTCACTCTACTAAAACATCAACTTAGTAAACTGTTCAAGAAATGATGCTCTTATCACATTCCCAATAGCCTCCCTCTGAAAGAGCTGATCTGCTGTCAGTAGGAAGCACAGTGATGGCATGGCAAGTGACCACACAAAGATGGAACTTCATTATTTAACACACCCTCTTCCAATGTGTTGAGTCACATCTACTAGCTCCTTTCACAAAAACAAGTCTCAACCAGAATTAGGGCTACCAAGAGGGAAACCAGGAGCCTGTGAATCACAGAGGGATGCTCAGTCAGCCAATTCCTAACAGCCAAATCTTTACCCAGGACATAGAGTGGAAGCACCCTCCCTCCACAGAGTCTGTAATCATGCAGAAAAAGAAGGTTCAGCATAATAACTATGTTGCCATTCCTTGCCTGTTCTCTACTGCTTCCAAACATAGATCAAGCTTTAACTTATTCCAGGCTCACAAATTCTGATCTTATTCTTCATCCACAAGGGACTTGGTGCTGAGGCAAAGGCAGGGTATTATAGGCAACCTCAAAAGACATCAAAGTCAAAAGAGGCACGCAAAGCAGATGGAGGGAGACTCCGCTGGGGCCCAGTGAGGATGCAGATTCTCTGGCTGCAGAGGGGATGAAGCGCAGTGTCAGGGTGGCCAGAATCAAGACGGCGAGGAAAGAAAGCtagggaaatagaaaaagagaatggaATAGGAGGAAGTGGATGAGGCTCAGGAGCAAACAGGAGTCCTGTAAATGTGGATAACCCCAGTGGGTTATCAGAGAGGTGATGGATTAGAGACAGAAGAACTGGAGTCTGATGCGGGGTCACAGTCTTTCAGTAATAAAGAGGGGGGAGGTCGGGCAAGGAAGAGCTGGGTGGGGGAATGAAGAAGAAACGGGCCAATGACCTTCGCAAGAAGAGTTTGAGACGACAAGGCAGAAGAGTTGGGAATGACGACGCGTTTGGTTTGGGAAGAGtaagctgaaaaaaaaagggcaagaaTTGAGGTCCCGGAGGATCCGGGCTAAGGGAGAAGGGAGCTGACGTTGGCACCGGTACCCTGGACTCGGGAGGGCcgagggaggaaaggaggcagcGCGGGTGGGAGAGGCGGCTGAGACGGAGAAGGGGACAGCGGGAAGCGCAGACATACAGCGAATGGTGTGGAAGGAGGCCCGCGGCCGCTTCTCGAAGCTCTCCCCGAGCAGCAGGCAGTGTTCCTCGCGGTCCAGCAGCGGGTTCGCGGTCCCGTTCATGGCCCCGCACCGGCCTCGCGCCCGGACCGGCGCTCTCCGGGCGCGGCCGCGGCCCCAGCCTCCGGCGCCGGCGTCCGGTAGGACGCGGCTCCCCGGACACGGCTCCGGAGCGCACAGCGAGCCCAGCCGGCGGCCAACCGGGGCCGGTAGCAAACCCCTTCCTCCGCGTCGGGCTGCGGGAAGACTCTGCGGAAGCCAGGCCGCGGCACTTCCGGCGCTGGGGAGGGACTTCTGGGTCCGGAGCGGAagtggcgggggcggggccatGAGGGAAGAACTGGGCCGGAGCATCTCGGCGCCGGGGTCTCGACGCTGGCCTGTCCTGGCTCGGGGTGCCCTCGCGGCGGCTCCCCGGTCCTGCTTCCGTGGCCGGGGCCTGGCTGAGGCCGAGTGCGCGCGGCCCTCGCCCTCGAGCTGAAGCTAGGAAGTGATGACGGTGAGCCCAGAGCGCGGCGGACCAGACTAACGTGGGGCTGGAGCCAGGCCGGCCGGCCCTCCACAGTCCCCCGCGGCCCGGGGCCCTAGCTTATCCCGAGGGTCCCGAGACGGTGGGTCCTTGGGACCCTACGCCACGCGACGCTGGGTCTCTTTTCCCCTTCGCGCCGTCGTGGCGGTGTGAGGGCCTCATTCTCTGGAAAGCGACTCCCCCTCTGGTTCGCCAGGCAGCTCCTGTGCGTGCGATCACACATAAGATCCTGAGCGTGCCCGGGGTCGCTCCGTCTTCCCCGAAAAAACGGAGTCTCCCATCCTTAGGCAGCGATGACCCACTTCAGTCTGGCAGTTGACCACCCGCTTCCAGTTCAGGCAGCCCTTGTGGTTGTTTTTAAGTCACCCCTTTCCCTGGCACCGAAAATGGATGAGTATTTTTCTTCCCCAAGGTTTCTCAGTCAGTTCTTTGGGAGTGACCTTTTTCTGAGTGAAACCGGTTTCTTTTAATAGTTGAGTCAAGCTGGTTTGAATTAGAGTTAGGTGCATGAGAGTTTGGGCGCTGAATGGAAACCTGAAAGTAGGGGCTGCGTCTCGGTCCTCTTTGTGACCTCTCCTTGTATAGCGCGCAGGGTTTTGTGTAGAGTCAGCATCTAGTGAATGTTTGGTGAATTGAACTGTTTGGTGAAAGATCTGTTCTAGAACCACCAACTCAGCATCTTAAAGAACTGTTCCAGAACCACTAACCAGAATCTCTTTTTCCTGGAAGCAGCCGATGCTGCCTGAGGCGTGAACCCAACCTGAGGAAGCGCATCTGAGAGAACCCTGTCTGTGTCTGCATTATCAACTTGAATTCCTCTGGTTATTCGGGGATGGAGAATCTTTGGCAGTGTTAATGTATTACCATCGACTTAGGAGATGGCTTCTTTGCAAAGGAAAGGGCCGCAGGCTAGGATCCTCAGCTCTGAAGAAGAGGAGAAACTGAAAAGAGACCAAGCTTTAGTGTCtgattttaaacagcaaaaactggaaaaagaggCTCAGAAGAACTGGGAccttttttacaaaagaaatagtACTAATTTCTTCAAGGATAGACACTGGACCACCAGAGAGTTTGAGGAGCTCAGAGCATGTAGAGAGGTGAGCTAACGTTACACCTCATTGGAGCTGTTCTTCATTTAAAATGTGTAGAAGCGGGGTGCTTTATTGCATTCCTATGAGGAACATTTATGAAGCCTGTCAAAATGCTTTGTACCTTAGAGGGAAATATGCTGTGTGGTCTCAAGTAGCTTTAGCAGTTCATGAGTTGTATAATACGTCGGAGACAGA is a genomic window of Equus asinus isolate D_3611 breed Donkey chromosome 21, EquAss-T2T_v2, whole genome shotgun sequence containing:
- the EAF1 gene encoding ELL-associated factor 1, which encodes MLRPSSSLMAPPPPLPLRTQKSLPSAGSAAAWLPQSLPAARRGGRGLLPAPVGRRLGSLCAPEPCPGSRVLPDAGAGGWGRGRARRAPVRARGRCGAMNGTANPLLDREEHCLLLGESFEKRPRASFHTIRYDFKPASIDTSCEGELQVGKGDEVTITLPHIPGSTPPMTVFKGNKRPYQKDCVLIINHDTGEYVLEKLSSSIQVKKTRAEGSSKIQARMEQQPSRPPQPSQPPPPPPPMPFRAPTKPPVGPKTSPLKDNPSPEPQLDDIKRELRAEVDIIEQMSSSSGSSSSDSDSSSGSDDDSSSSGGEDNGPASPPQPSHQQPYNSRPAVANGTSRPQGSNQLMNTLRNDLQLSESGSDSDD